The Mucilaginibacter terrenus genome has a segment encoding these proteins:
- a CDS encoding SDR family oxidoreductase encodes MSKTIFITGTSTGFGKLTATTLAQAGHSVIAGMRNINGKNQSVAAELNPLPNIEVVEIDVTSDDSVNAAFEKTLAKYGHIDVLVNNAALSGFGLVEAYSLDKVREMFEVNFYGVLRTYQAVLPSMRKAKNGLIINITSGASGHTLPFMVPYLASKFGVESITEGIQGELSDFGIENVSIQPGVYPTEMNNGSKAGVHADKAEIAAEYGDAAQERFNALGTALFGKMASFNMDPQTIADGILSLVEMKKGTRPLRMPLDAIAQGTDQEFIDARAAIKEKWLAKYTA; translated from the coding sequence ATGTCAAAAACAATTTTCATCACAGGAACAAGCACCGGTTTCGGAAAATTAACCGCTACAACCCTTGCACAGGCAGGCCACTCGGTAATAGCCGGGATGCGTAATATAAACGGTAAAAATCAGTCCGTTGCCGCAGAGCTAAATCCGTTGCCTAACATAGAGGTAGTAGAGATAGACGTAACCAGCGATGACTCGGTTAACGCCGCGTTCGAGAAAACTTTAGCTAAATACGGCCATATAGATGTACTGGTTAACAATGCAGCGCTATCAGGCTTTGGGTTGGTAGAAGCATACTCCCTTGATAAAGTACGCGAGATGTTTGAGGTAAACTTTTATGGCGTGCTGCGCACTTACCAGGCAGTACTGCCATCTATGCGTAAAGCAAAGAACGGGTTGATCATCAACATTACCTCAGGCGCCAGCGGGCATACCCTGCCTTTTATGGTGCCATACCTGGCATCTAAATTTGGTGTAGAAAGCATTACCGAAGGTATACAGGGCGAATTAAGCGATTTCGGTATCGAGAACGTAAGCATACAGCCCGGGGTTTACCCAACTGAAATGAATAACGGATCAAAAGCCGGCGTTCATGCCGACAAGGCTGAGATCGCAGCCGAGTACGGCGATGCCGCTCAGGAAAGGTTTAATGCGCTTGGTACAGCCTTATTTGGTAAAATGGCCAGCTTCAACATGGACCCGCAAACCATTGCCGACGGTATACTTTCGCTTGTAGAAATGAAAAAAGGCACCCGCCCTTTACGTATGCCGCTTGACGCCATTGCCCAGGGTACAGACCAGGAGTTTATTGATGCCCGTGCAGCCATAAAAGAAAAATGGCTGGCTAAATACACTGCATAA
- a CDS encoding SDR family NAD(P)-dependent oxidoreductase, translating into MENKKTWFITGASKGFGLSLVKQLLNAGHNVAATSRSLDGLTKAVNYTGENFLPLEAELGNEDSVGCAIHKVKQAFGRIDVVINNAGYGVGGSIEELTDRETRDNFEVNVFGTLNVIRCVMPYMRHQQSGHIINISSIAGIAPGTGFAVYAATKFSVVGLTEVLAEDVKEFGVKVTVVAPGAFRTSFLEADSIAYPQNEIADYAAVRNIQTRFTQMNGQQAGDPEKAAAAIIEVGQMENPPLYLLLGEDAYTRAMTKLEKLQKEFQLNEEIAKSMAFNA; encoded by the coding sequence ATGGAAAACAAAAAAACATGGTTTATTACAGGTGCATCCAAAGGTTTTGGACTTAGCCTGGTAAAACAATTACTTAATGCAGGGCATAACGTTGCGGCAACGTCGCGTAGCCTTGATGGGCTCACAAAAGCTGTAAATTATACAGGTGAAAACTTTCTACCATTAGAAGCAGAACTGGGCAACGAGGACAGCGTGGGCTGCGCCATTCACAAGGTTAAACAGGCTTTCGGTAGGATTGACGTTGTTATCAACAATGCAGGCTATGGTGTTGGAGGGAGTATTGAAGAACTTACCGATCGTGAAACCCGCGACAACTTTGAGGTGAATGTATTTGGTACGCTTAACGTTATCAGGTGCGTAATGCCTTATATGCGCCATCAGCAATCTGGCCACATTATTAATATATCTTCTATAGCGGGCATTGCACCGGGTACAGGTTTTGCGGTATATGCCGCTACCAAGTTCTCCGTTGTTGGCCTTACCGAAGTACTGGCCGAAGATGTTAAAGAGTTTGGTGTGAAGGTTACCGTTGTTGCACCAGGTGCTTTCCGCACCAGCTTTTTGGAAGCAGATTCTATCGCTTATCCTCAAAACGAAATAGCTGATTACGCAGCTGTAAGGAACATCCAGACCAGGTTTACTCAAATGAACGGACAGCAAGCCGGTGACCCCGAGAAAGCTGCCGCAGCAATCATTGAGGTTGGTCAAATGGAAAACCCGCCACTATACCTTTTGCTTGGCGAAGATGCTTATACCCGTGCTATGACCAAGCTAGAAAAACTACAGAAGGAATTTCAGCTGAACGAAGAGATAGCCAAATCAATGGCATTCAATGCTTAA
- a CDS encoding putative quinol monooxygenase — translation MKHLFFLLTITMLTILTSKEARAQTDERMVRVAKIEVDPLQLTAYNAALKEQMTTAVKLEPGVLTYYAVANKKHPSHITILEIYADTAAYQLHIQTPHFKKYKATVQNMVKNLELIDVDVIGIAKKPGL, via the coding sequence ATGAAACATTTGTTCTTCCTACTCACCATAACCATGCTAACTATACTTACTTCTAAAGAGGCCAGAGCACAAACTGACGAACGTATGGTACGTGTGGCCAAAATTGAGGTGGACCCATTACAGTTAACGGCCTATAATGCTGCCTTAAAAGAACAAATGACAACTGCGGTAAAGTTAGAACCCGGCGTGCTCACCTATTATGCAGTAGCCAATAAAAAACACCCTTCGCACATCACCATTCTGGAGATCTATGCCGACACTGCTGCTTACCAGTTACATATACAAACGCCACACTTTAAAAAGTATAAAGCTACCGTACAAAACATGGTAAAAAACCTTGAGCTGATTGATGTTGATGTGATTGGAATTGCTAAAAAACCCGGACTATAA
- a CDS encoding error-prone DNA polymerase: protein MEYAELQITSNFTFMRGGSHPEELADYAAELGYSAIAITDRNSVAGVVRAHQTAKAKGLKFIPACRLDLLDGPSLLAYPTNIAAWSRLSAMLTKGNLRTEKGKCDLYKRDVYEHAEGIKFIAVPPDSLNKNFDIEDAFKAHLKEYKQVFGSNLYLAATRSYNGHDDKRFYRLSRLGVPLVATNDVHYHSPERRELQDIQTCVREKCTIQNAGYKLHYNAERYLKPVEELERLYRLYPDALLRTKEIADACTFSLDTLKYLEPEWKSPDGRTADEHLREYTLKGAKKLFGEDVPKKILKQVDFELGFFAKRKLAPYFLRVYEYTQKAEELNILHQGRGSAANCTVCFCLGITPVNPTKSRLLFSRFMSDARDEWPDVDVDFEHERREEIIQWIYETYGRDHAAIVATVTQERHKGAIRDVGKAMGLSEDTIKRLAGAIWDFSEEAFDRERIISQGLNPDDPHLHKTLELTDQLIGFPRQLGQHTGGFVITQCKLSDICPVMNARMEDRTQLEWNKDDLEALGILKVDVLGLGMLTCIRKAFQLANKHYGLNLTLENVPQDDPVVYDMICHADTLGVFQIESRAQMSMLPRLKPRKFYDLVIEVAIVRPGPIQGDMVHPYLRRRDGIDPEDYPSEELKEILGRTKGVPLFQEQAMEIAMVAGGFSPAEADQLRRSMATFKAKGLVSQFRQKLVDGMTAKGYDQQYAERVFKQLEGFGSYGFPESHAASFAHLVYISSWLKCHYPDVFGAALLNSQPMGFYQPAEIVDDARNHGVTVRPVDVNYSEWDNILEEKDGRYYAMRLGFRQVKGLSEAEMNLLVKNRNTGFSTVQQLSDAGISQSAIERLSDADAFRSLGLNRREALWEIPALSDKPIGLFLGQPSESAHESQFALPLMTKSEHVVQDFAVTGLSLKAHPVSFVRPQLDLLHVTPTANTKLLKDGASVKVAGMITVRQRPGTAKGILFITIKDETGFSNLVVWEKVFDKYRKEILQSRLLMVEGRVQIEGEVIHIVVRRCFNLNSFLKTLTPAGDDDFPVTVLSRSDETVSPGPITKEDTGVKDVFYKGRNFR, encoded by the coding sequence ATGGAGTACGCCGAGCTACAAATAACCAGCAATTTCACCTTTATGCGGGGCGGATCGCACCCCGAAGAGCTGGCAGATTATGCAGCAGAACTCGGTTATAGCGCTATAGCCATAACCGACCGCAACAGCGTAGCGGGTGTTGTAAGGGCACATCAAACCGCTAAAGCAAAAGGACTCAAATTTATCCCGGCTTGCAGGCTTGACCTTCTGGACGGGCCGAGCCTGCTGGCCTACCCTACCAACATTGCCGCATGGAGCAGGTTATCGGCCATGCTTACCAAAGGAAACTTGCGTACAGAGAAAGGCAAGTGCGACCTGTACAAACGGGATGTTTACGAACATGCAGAAGGAATAAAGTTTATTGCCGTACCTCCGGACAGCTTAAACAAAAACTTTGATATAGAAGATGCTTTTAAAGCACATCTGAAAGAATATAAGCAGGTTTTCGGCAGCAACCTTTACCTTGCTGCAACCCGCAGTTATAACGGGCACGACGATAAACGTTTTTACAGGTTATCACGCTTAGGCGTACCGCTGGTGGCTACTAATGATGTGCATTACCATTCTCCCGAACGGCGCGAGTTGCAGGACATACAAACCTGCGTGCGCGAAAAATGCACCATCCAGAATGCCGGCTATAAATTACATTATAATGCCGAGCGATACCTGAAACCAGTTGAAGAACTCGAACGCCTTTACCGCTTGTATCCCGACGCCTTGCTTCGCACAAAGGAAATAGCGGATGCTTGTACATTTTCTTTAGATACACTGAAGTACCTGGAACCAGAATGGAAAAGCCCCGATGGCCGTACAGCAGATGAGCATTTGCGCGAGTATACTTTAAAAGGTGCAAAAAAACTTTTTGGTGAGGACGTCCCTAAAAAGATACTTAAACAGGTGGATTTCGAACTAGGGTTCTTTGCAAAAAGAAAGCTTGCCCCATATTTTCTGCGCGTATACGAGTACACTCAAAAGGCCGAAGAACTGAACATACTCCATCAGGGCCGTGGTTCTGCGGCTAATTGTACAGTTTGTTTTTGCCTGGGCATTACACCGGTAAATCCAACTAAATCACGGCTGTTGTTCTCCCGTTTTATGTCCGACGCGCGAGACGAGTGGCCCGATGTGGATGTGGACTTTGAGCACGAACGCCGGGAGGAGATCATACAGTGGATATACGAGACCTATGGCCGTGATCATGCCGCTATTGTAGCTACGGTTACACAGGAAAGGCACAAAGGAGCCATACGTGATGTAGGTAAAGCGATGGGCTTGTCAGAAGATACTATCAAACGGCTTGCAGGTGCCATATGGGACTTTTCGGAAGAAGCTTTTGACCGCGAGCGCATCATTTCGCAAGGTTTAAACCCCGATGACCCTCATTTGCATAAAACATTGGAGCTTACTGATCAGCTGATCGGTTTTCCGCGTCAACTAGGGCAGCATACCGGCGGATTTGTGATCACTCAATGCAAGCTTTCAGACATTTGCCCGGTGATGAACGCCCGGATGGAAGACCGCACCCAATTAGAGTGGAACAAGGATGATTTGGAAGCGCTAGGGATTTTAAAGGTAGACGTACTGGGGCTGGGTATGCTTACCTGTATCCGCAAAGCTTTTCAACTGGCAAACAAACATTACGGACTGAACCTAACGCTAGAGAATGTACCGCAGGACGATCCTGTAGTTTATGACATGATCTGCCACGCCGATACCCTTGGCGTTTTCCAGATAGAAAGCAGGGCGCAAATGTCTATGCTGCCTCGATTAAAACCACGTAAGTTTTATGACCTGGTGATAGAGGTAGCTATTGTGCGGCCAGGACCAATACAAGGCGACATGGTGCATCCTTACCTCAGGAGAAGGGATGGCATTGATCCTGAAGATTACCCCTCTGAAGAACTAAAAGAGATTTTGGGACGCACAAAGGGTGTCCCCCTCTTCCAGGAGCAGGCTATGGAGATTGCTATGGTTGCAGGAGGCTTTTCCCCTGCGGAAGCAGACCAGTTACGCCGCAGCATGGCTACCTTTAAAGCTAAGGGATTGGTGAGCCAGTTCCGCCAAAAGCTTGTTGATGGCATGACTGCAAAGGGATACGACCAGCAATATGCCGAACGGGTGTTTAAACAACTGGAAGGCTTTGGCAGCTATGGTTTCCCGGAAAGTCACGCGGCATCCTTTGCCCATTTGGTTTATATCTCCAGTTGGCTAAAATGCCACTATCCTGACGTATTTGGTGCTGCCCTGCTTAACAGCCAGCCGATGGGTTTTTACCAACCCGCAGAGATTGTAGATGATGCTCGTAACCATGGTGTTACTGTCAGGCCGGTAGATGTAAACTATTCGGAATGGGATAATATACTGGAAGAAAAAGATGGTAGGTATTATGCCATGCGCTTAGGTTTCCGGCAAGTAAAAGGGCTTAGCGAAGCAGAAATGAACCTGCTGGTAAAAAACAGGAATACAGGTTTTAGTACGGTACAGCAACTGAGCGATGCAGGTATATCCCAATCGGCTATAGAACGCCTGAGTGATGCAGATGCTTTCCGTTCTTTGGGGCTGAACCGCCGTGAAGCGCTGTGGGAGATACCTGCATTAAGTGACAAGCCCATCGGGTTATTTTTAGGTCAGCCATCTGAGAGTGCGCACGAATCGCAGTTTGCACTTCCTTTGATGACCAAATCCGAACATGTGGTACAGGACTTTGCAGTTACCGGCTTGTCGCTCAAAGCGCACCCGGTAAGCTTTGTTCGCCCCCAGCTGGACTTATTGCACGTAACTCCCACTGCTAACACAAAACTTTTAAAAGATGGTGCGTCTGTTAAAGTTGCAGGTATGATCACCGTTAGGCAGCGGCCGGGCACAGCCAAAGGCATCCTCTTTATCACTATAAAAGACGAAACGGGTTTCTCTAACCTTGTTGTTTGGGAGAAGGTATTTGACAAGTACCGTAAAGAAATATTGCAATCGCGTTTACTGATGGTAGAAGGAAGAGTACAGATTGAAGGCGAGGTGATACACATTGTGGTGCGGCGCTGCTTTAACCTCAACTCGTTTTTAAAAACGTTAACCCCAGCCGGTGATGACGACTTCCCGGTAACAGTTCTGTCGCGTTCTGATGAAACGGTTTCACCCGGCCCCATCACGAAAGAAGATACTGGCGTTAAAGATGTATTCTACAAAGGCAGAAATTTCAGGTAA
- a CDS encoding Crp/Fnr family transcriptional regulator has translation MFDVFKTYLLDKISLTDEELERIRTVSIIKKLRKKQYLLQEGDVWKYDAFVASGCLRTYSVDEKGNEHIIGFAVENWWTGDRESLLTGQPSRFNVDAVEDSVVILFIHTNFEQLCKDIPAFNNMVNAILQRSFVTAQNRIQAALSYTAEEKYLNFVAKYPGFANRIPQSMIASYLGMTPETLSRVRSATAKK, from the coding sequence GTGTTCGACGTATTTAAAACATACCTGCTAGACAAGATCTCCCTTACCGACGAAGAGCTGGAACGCATCCGCACAGTAAGCATTATTAAAAAGCTGCGTAAAAAACAGTACCTGCTGCAGGAAGGAGACGTTTGGAAGTACGATGCTTTTGTAGCATCAGGCTGCCTGCGTACCTATTCGGTAGATGAAAAAGGTAATGAGCACATTATTGGCTTCGCGGTTGAGAACTGGTGGACAGGCGATAGGGAAAGCCTTCTAACCGGGCAGCCATCAAGGTTTAATGTTGATGCTGTAGAAGACAGCGTGGTTATCCTTTTTATACACACTAATTTCGAGCAGCTTTGTAAGGACATACCGGCGTTTAACAATATGGTGAACGCAATACTTCAGCGCAGCTTTGTAACGGCTCAAAACCGTATACAGGCAGCACTGAGCTACACCGCCGAAGAAAAGTACCTTAATTTCGTAGCTAAATATCCGGGGTTTGCAAACCGTATCCCGCAAAGTATGATAGCATCTTACCTGGGCATGACCCCCGAAACGCTTAGCCGCGTGCGCAGCGCTACTGCTAAAAAGTAA
- a CDS encoding ImuA family protein, producing MEGVKSRLAIVDQLQQKILRWQGFVPPSAGKKQQLGLGPLEEAFPNGVFPTGTIHEMLCATSEQAAATTGLLSGMLGSLMQQTGTCLWISTDRKLFPPAMSTFGVAPERLIFIDAKSERDVLWAMEEALKCEGLAAVVAEVREISFALSRRLQLAVESSKVTGFLLRTDLRKLNTTTCVARWQVTPLPSVLDDGLPGVGHPRWNVELLRVRNGHPGSWQLEWNGNGFVPVQEQQEQTMIRTLQVG from the coding sequence ATGGAAGGTGTAAAATCCAGGTTGGCTATTGTAGATCAGTTGCAGCAAAAAATTTTGCGGTGGCAGGGTTTTGTTCCGCCGTCTGCAGGTAAAAAGCAGCAGCTTGGGCTGGGTCCGCTGGAGGAAGCTTTTCCTAATGGTGTGTTCCCAACTGGCACCATACACGAAATGCTTTGCGCAACAAGCGAGCAAGCTGCCGCAACCACTGGCTTATTATCCGGAATGTTAGGCTCCTTAATGCAGCAAACCGGCACCTGCCTTTGGATAAGCACAGACAGGAAGCTCTTCCCGCCTGCCATGAGCACGTTTGGCGTAGCACCGGAGAGGCTCATATTTATTGATGCTAAAAGTGAGCGTGATGTATTGTGGGCAATGGAAGAAGCCTTAAAGTGCGAGGGGTTGGCTGCCGTTGTGGCGGAAGTGCGGGAGATCAGTTTCGCCCTGTCACGTAGGCTGCAGCTGGCGGTAGAAAGCAGCAAGGTAACCGGCTTTTTGCTCCGTACGGATTTGCGGAAGCTTAACACCACAACCTGCGTTGCACGCTGGCAGGTTACACCTTTACCAAGTGTGCTTGATGATGGCCTGCCCGGTGTAGGCCATCCCCGCTGGAATGTTGAGCTCCTGCGCGTACGCAATGGACATCCGGGTAGCTGGCAACTGGAGTGGAATGGCAATGGCTTTGTACCGGTACAAGAACAACAAGAACAAACAATGATACGAACGCTGCAAGTTGGTTAG
- a CDS encoding helix-turn-helix domain-containing protein yields MARTETIEEFYQHKFNWMPANLSQDIGHFNVFKTEDCFLPDAKPVQYSRRDFYKISLSRGGGIVHYADKSIELTGPTLIFFNPVVPYTFEYTSDIRSGYFCIFKESFFTEMLRNNINELPMFMPGGNPVYALNDEQHSYATQVFEKMQGEIGSEYRFKYDLLRNYVTELIHYALKIQPTETIYPHPDANSRITSIFTELLERQFPIETPSQRFRLRSAKDFAEQLSVHVNHLNRAIRQTTGKTTTDHIMERLASEAKALLRHTNWNVSEISYSLGFEEPAHFNNFFKKQTSVTPSAFRVV; encoded by the coding sequence ATGGCACGTACAGAAACCATCGAAGAATTCTACCAGCATAAGTTCAATTGGATGCCCGCTAACCTGAGCCAGGACATCGGCCATTTCAATGTGTTTAAAACGGAGGACTGCTTTTTACCTGATGCAAAACCAGTGCAGTACAGTCGTCGGGACTTCTATAAAATCAGCCTGAGCAGGGGCGGGGGTATAGTGCATTATGCCGATAAGAGTATAGAGCTTACAGGCCCAACGCTTATATTTTTTAACCCGGTTGTGCCTTATACATTTGAATATACCAGTGATATTCGGTCGGGGTACTTCTGCATCTTTAAAGAGTCTTTCTTTACGGAGATGCTTCGCAATAATATAAATGAGTTGCCTATGTTTATGCCCGGCGGTAACCCGGTGTATGCACTTAATGATGAGCAACATAGCTACGCTACGCAGGTGTTTGAAAAGATGCAGGGCGAGATAGGATCGGAGTACCGCTTTAAATACGACCTCCTGCGCAATTACGTTACCGAACTGATCCACTACGCCCTCAAGATACAACCCACCGAAACCATATACCCGCACCCTGATGCCAACTCGCGTATAACCAGCATCTTCACCGAACTGCTGGAAAGGCAGTTCCCTATAGAAACGCCGTCTCAGCGTTTCAGGCTGCGTTCCGCAAAAGATTTCGCGGAACAGTTATCCGTACACGTAAACCACCTGAACAGGGCCATTCGCCAAACCACCGGAAAAACCACAACAGACCACATTATGGAACGCCTTGCCAGTGAAGCAAAGGCCCTGCTGCGCCACACCAACTGGAACGTGTCGGAGATCAGCTACAGTTTAGGCTTTGAAGAGCCGGCGCATTTCAACAACTTTTTCAAGAAACAAACAAGTGTCACGCCATCTGCGTTCAGGGTTGTTTGA
- a CDS encoding Y-family DNA polymerase, translating to MHKRYASLWFRHLLTDRLAIRQPDLKNAPFVLAAPQHNRIVITAVNALALQQGITPGMAAADAKAVIPNLKVIDDVPGRSAMLLRSIGEWCIRYSPLIAVDEPDGLILDITGCTHLWGGEEAYLKEVIARLAAKGYTVRGAIADTIGAAWAIARFGKEQFIVEPGMHTDAMLKLSPAALRLDSIILDRLHKLGFYSIRRFMGLKRQALRRRFGDHFLLRIDQAMGTIDEPLLYLHPQEAYYEHLPSLEPVRTAGGIEVAIKTLLQNLCKRLKNEGKGLRTAVLKCYRIDGKVVGAEIGTNRPTYNTTHLFKLFELKIASIEPALGIELFTLTAPKVEDISIEQEAIWAPDGCGLNNSRLAELLDKLANKIGANNIHRYLPQESYWPERTTKKTLNLTENAVNGWSISRPRPSLLLKKPEPIAVTFKLPDNPPMLFVYKGEKHIVKKADDAERIEPEWWRTTRPHRDYYIVEDEQGRRYWLFRSGHFDAEGSRWYIHGFFA from the coding sequence ATGCACAAAAGGTATGCTTCACTTTGGTTCCGCCATTTACTGACGGACAGACTCGCCATCCGGCAGCCTGACCTCAAGAACGCACCCTTTGTTTTAGCCGCACCACAGCATAACCGCATAGTAATTACAGCAGTAAATGCGTTGGCCCTGCAACAGGGCATTACACCAGGCATGGCAGCAGCCGATGCTAAAGCAGTTATACCCAACTTAAAAGTTATTGATGATGTTCCCGGCAGGTCAGCCATGCTGCTGCGTTCCATTGGCGAATGGTGCATCCGTTACTCGCCGCTTATTGCTGTTGATGAGCCGGATGGACTTATATTAGATATAACCGGCTGTACGCATTTATGGGGCGGAGAAGAAGCTTATCTTAAAGAAGTGATCGCACGCCTGGCAGCAAAAGGGTACACCGTGCGCGGTGCCATTGCAGATACTATTGGCGCTGCATGGGCTATAGCCCGCTTTGGTAAAGAACAGTTTATTGTTGAGCCCGGCATGCATACGGACGCTATGCTGAAACTTTCTCCTGCCGCGCTGCGGCTGGATTCAATTATACTGGACAGGCTACACAAGCTTGGTTTTTACAGCATCAGGCGTTTTATGGGTTTAAAGCGTCAGGCACTCAGGCGTCGATTTGGCGATCATTTCCTCTTGCGTATAGACCAGGCGATGGGCACCATTGACGAGCCCCTGCTATATCTGCATCCCCAGGAAGCTTACTACGAACATTTGCCCAGCCTTGAACCCGTGCGTACAGCAGGCGGTATCGAGGTCGCTATAAAAACACTCCTGCAAAACCTATGCAAGCGCTTAAAAAATGAAGGCAAAGGCTTGCGTACAGCAGTACTGAAATGCTACCGTATAGATGGCAAAGTTGTTGGTGCAGAAATAGGTACCAACCGCCCAACTTATAACACCACTCACCTGTTCAAGCTGTTTGAATTAAAGATAGCCTCTATAGAACCAGCACTTGGCATAGAGCTGTTTACACTTACTGCCCCGAAGGTTGAAGATATCTCCATTGAACAGGAAGCAATTTGGGCGCCTGACGGTTGCGGACTAAACAACAGCCGCCTAGCCGAACTGCTTGACAAACTTGCCAACAAAATAGGCGCAAACAACATACATCGTTACCTTCCGCAGGAAAGTTACTGGCCGGAGCGAACTACAAAAAAAACACTAAACCTAACAGAAAACGCTGTTAATGGCTGGAGCATCAGCAGGCCAAGGCCTTCCCTCCTCCTGAAAAAACCGGAACCTATCGCGGTCACTTTTAAACTTCCGGATAACCCGCCTATGCTGTTCGTTTATAAAGGCGAAAAACATATTGTTAAAAAGGCTGACGATGCCGAACGGATAGAACCCGAATGGTGGCGCACTACCCGCCCGCACCGGGACTACTATATTGTAGAGGATGAGCAGGGCCGGCGTTACTGGCTGTTCCGTTCGGGGCATTTTGATGCTGAAGGTTCGCGGTGGTACATACACGGTTTTTTCGCATAA
- a CDS encoding PAS domain-containing sensor histidine kinase, which translates to MDQPVQPLSNDTLLQVLALSKDATAVYVSEDIYIRFANDAMINFWGKDRSVIGKTLEDAVPELEGQPFIDLLKNVWRTGQTYVAENTPANLVVNGELQTFYFDFEYRAILDEQGKTYCLLHTARDVTSQYFGLLREQNLSAALSASNADLMNTNQELAALTSELMQSNELLSTVNDNLTTSERQLQFTIDAAELATWDLDPNTFRFTGNDRLKSWFGLAADDEIELERATNQIPVADRKKVDAAIAEALRYESGGNYDVEYAIINPVDSKTRYVRAKGKAEFNANKQPTRFSGILQDVTVEKLEEQRKDDFISIASHELKTPITTLKASLQLMDKIKNVPGQAMTPKLIMQSRKSVERVSILVDELLNVAKLQHGELNLNKTPFVLSQLLNAACNPIAIMGKHKISISGELELEVNADEHRIDQVITNLLNNAVKYAPDSEVISLSIDLIDGMVKVSVTDTGPGIPKEKIPHLFDRYYRVDSAGYQVSGLGLGLYISSEIVKRHGGTIHADSELGKGTTFWFTLPL; encoded by the coding sequence ATGGATCAGCCGGTACAACCTTTAAGCAACGATACCCTTTTACAGGTTTTAGCATTATCTAAAGATGCTACCGCGGTTTATGTTAGCGAAGATATATACATACGGTTTGCCAATGATGCCATGATCAATTTTTGGGGCAAAGACCGCAGCGTGATAGGCAAAACGCTTGAAGATGCCGTGCCCGAATTGGAAGGCCAGCCCTTTATAGATCTGCTGAAAAACGTATGGCGCACAGGGCAAACCTACGTTGCAGAAAACACCCCGGCCAATTTGGTGGTAAACGGAGAGCTGCAAACATTTTACTTTGATTTTGAATACAGGGCCATACTTGACGAACAGGGTAAAACCTATTGCCTGCTGCACACCGCGCGGGATGTAACCAGCCAGTACTTTGGTCTTCTCCGGGAGCAAAATCTTTCTGCCGCGTTATCTGCATCCAATGCAGACCTGATGAACACCAACCAGGAGCTTGCGGCGCTTACCAGCGAACTGATGCAGTCTAACGAACTGCTGAGCACGGTGAATGATAACCTCACCACCAGCGAAAGGCAGCTGCAATTTACCATTGATGCCGCCGAACTGGCTACTTGGGACTTGGATCCGAACACCTTTAGGTTTACCGGTAACGACCGGCTTAAAAGCTGGTTTGGCCTTGCTGCTGATGACGAAATAGAGCTTGAACGCGCAACTAACCAAATACCTGTAGCAGACCGTAAAAAGGTTGATGCAGCTATAGCCGAGGCCTTGCGCTACGAATCTGGAGGGAACTATGATGTAGAATATGCTATTATAAACCCCGTGGATAGCAAAACACGCTATGTGCGTGCAAAAGGCAAGGCTGAGTTTAACGCAAATAAACAACCTACACGTTTTAGCGGTATACTGCAGGATGTTACGGTGGAAAAACTTGAGGAACAGCGTAAGGACGACTTTATAAGTATTGCCAGCCACGAACTTAAAACACCCATAACTACCCTGAAAGCTTCGCTACAGCTGATGGACAAGATAAAAAACGTACCGGGACAGGCTATGACGCCTAAGCTTATCATGCAATCGCGCAAAAGTGTAGAGCGGGTAAGCATCCTGGTAGATGAGTTGCTTAACGTTGCCAAGCTGCAGCATGGTGAGCTGAACCTGAACAAAACTCCCTTTGTGCTGTCACAACTGCTGAATGCAGCCTGTAACCCCATAGCTATTATGGGCAAACACAAGATTAGTATAAGCGGTGAACTGGAGTTGGAGGTAAATGCCGATGAACACCGGATTGACCAGGTGATTACCAACCTGCTAAATAACGCGGTAAAGTACGCGCCCGATTCAGAGGTGATAAGCCTTTCTATTGATTTGATAGATGGTATGGTAAAGGTGTCTGTTACAGATACAGGCCCGGGTATACCTAAAGAAAAGATACCACATTTGTTTGACAGGTATTACCGTGTAGACTCAGCGGGTTACCAGGTATCTGGTTTGGGCCTGGGGCTTTATATCAGTTCTGAAATTGTAAAACGCCATGGCGGTACTATACATGCAGACAGCGAATTAGGCAAAGGCACTACTTTCTGGTTTACTTTGCCTTTATAA